The Stigmatella aurantiaca DW4/3-1 genome contains the following window.
CCACGATTCCAGACACTTTGGGCCCTCTTCTGGCGTTCCGGCGGCCGGAGCCAAGGCGAGCCGGGCTGGTGCGGTGTTTGCAGAAAAACAGGGCGTCGCCCGAATCCCTCGCGGGGCACCAGGAGTTCAGATGTCGCCCAAGCTCATCGTTCCAGTCGTTGTCGTCGTGGCCCTCGCGTTGCTGCTGGGGTTCAAGATTCACGCACAGGATGCGGCCCTGAGGGGGCCTTCGGGGGGAACCGGGGTCATCGAGGGCACCGACTACAATGTCGCCTCGCGCCTGTCGGCCCGCGTGGTCCGGGTGAACGTGAAGAAGGGCGCCGTGGTGAAGAAGGGCGATGTGCTGATGGCGCTGGACTGCGCCGAGCCCGAGGCGACCCTGGCGGAGGTCGAGGCGCGGCTGGAGGCGTCCAAGGCCCAGTCGGAGGCGGCCGGTGCCCAGGCGCAAGCGTCCCTGCGGGCCAAGAACGCGGCGCAGGCGGCCATCCTGGTGGCCAAGGCCCAGGCGGAGGCGCTCGCCGCGCAGCGCGACACGGCGCGCCGCCAGGCCGAGCGGCTCCACGCCCTGGGCCAGGACGTGGCCGTCTCCAACGCGGACCAGGCCCTCGGGGCCGCGGAGGGGCTGAAGCACCAGGCCGCCGCGGCGCTGGCCAGCAGCAACCTCAACCAGCAGCAGGCGGAGGCTTCGGTGGAGCAGAGCCGCGCGGCCCAGGCGCAGGCCCAGGCCTCCCTGCGCACCGTCACCGCCGCCGAGGCGGCCCTGATCCGGGCGCGGTTGATGGTGGCCGAGTGCGAGGTGCGCTCGCCCAGCGCAGGGCTCGTCGATGAGGTCTTCTTCGAGGAGGGCGAGCTGCCGCTGCCCGGTGCCACCCTGGCGCGCATCGTGAACCTGGACGAGGTGCGGGCGACCTTCTATCTGCCCAACGCCGAGCTGGCCGCCGCCCGGCCGTCGGAGCGGGCCCTGATCGAAGCGGATGCCTACCCGCAGCGCACCTTCGCGGGCGCCATCCGCACCGTGTCCACCCAGGCCGAGTTCACGCCGCGCAACATCCAGACGCGCACCGACCGGGACCGGCTCGTCTACGCCGTGGAGGTGGCGGTGCCCAACACGGAGCAGCTCCTGCGCCCGGGCATGCCGGTGCGCGTCACCCTGGCCGAGAACAGGCCGTGAACGCCCTGGCGGCGGCAGCACCCGTCCAGGACGGCATCATCATCCAGGCCGAGTCGCTGGCGCGCAGCTTCGGCCCGGTGCAGGCGGTGCGCGGCATCAGCTTGCAGGTCCGCCGGGGCGAGCTCTACGGTCTGATTGGCCCGGATGGCGCGGGGAAGACCACCACCATCCGGATGATTGCCGGGTTGGTGACGCCCGACAGCGGCCGGGCCATGGTGCTCGGGCATGACTCGCTCCGGGGCGGGCTGGCGGTGCGCGAGTACATGGGGCTGATGCCCCAGCAGTACAGCCTCTACGGGGACTTGAGCATCGCGGAGAACCTGCGCTTCTTCGGGCGCCTGTTCTGCCTGCCGCGCAAGCTGTTCGAGGAGCGCGCGCAGCGGCTGCTGAAGATTACCCGCCTGGACCGGTTCACGGATCGCCGCGCGGATGCGCTCTCCGGAGGCATGTACAAGAAGCTGGCCCTGGCGTGTGCCCTGCTGCACCAGCCCTCGGTGCTGCTGCTGGACGAGCCGACCAACGGGGTGGATCCGGTCAGCCGCCGCGAGCTGTGGGAGCTGCTCTACGAGTTCGTGGGCGAGGGGATGGCCGTGCTGGTGTCCACGCCTTATATGGATGAGGCGGAGCGGTGCCACCGCGTGGGGCTCATCGACCGGGGCGTGTTGCTCGACGAGGGCTCCCCCCACGATTTGGTCAAGGCCTTCCCCCACGAGGCGTTCGAGATCGACGGTGGCTCGCGCGAGCAACTCCACGAGTTGCTGGAGCGGCTGCCCCAGGTGCTGGCCTCCTCGCCCGCGGGCACGCGGCTCAAGGTGGTGCTCGAGAAGGGGACGGCCGCGCGCGTGGGCGAGCAACTGGCCCCCGTTGGCGCCAAGCTCCGCCCGAGCAGTCTGGACTTCGAGGACATGTTCCTCGTGCGGCTCTCCCAGGAGGGGCGATGAGCGAGCATGTCATCGAGGTGACCCACCTCACCCGCCGCTTTGGCAACTTCCTCGCCGTCAACGACGTGAACTTCCACGTCGAGCGGGGAGAGATCTTCGGCTACCTGGGCGCCAATGGCGCCGGCAAGTCCACCTCCATCCGGATGCTC
Protein-coding sequences here:
- a CDS encoding HlyD family secretion protein → MSPKLIVPVVVVVALALLLGFKIHAQDAALRGPSGGTGVIEGTDYNVASRLSARVVRVNVKKGAVVKKGDVLMALDCAEPEATLAEVEARLEASKAQSEAAGAQAQASLRAKNAAQAAILVAKAQAEALAAQRDTARRQAERLHALGQDVAVSNADQALGAAEGLKHQAAAALASSNLNQQQAEASVEQSRAAQAQAQASLRTVTAAEAALIRARLMVAECEVRSPSAGLVDEVFFEEGELPLPGATLARIVNLDEVRATFYLPNAELAAARPSERALIEADAYPQRTFAGAIRTVSTQAEFTPRNIQTRTDRDRLVYAVEVAVPNTEQLLRPGMPVRVTLAENRP
- a CDS encoding ABC transporter ATP-binding protein encodes the protein MNALAAAAPVQDGIIIQAESLARSFGPVQAVRGISLQVRRGELYGLIGPDGAGKTTTIRMIAGLVTPDSGRAMVLGHDSLRGGLAVREYMGLMPQQYSLYGDLSIAENLRFFGRLFCLPRKLFEERAQRLLKITRLDRFTDRRADALSGGMYKKLALACALLHQPSVLLLDEPTNGVDPVSRRELWELLYEFVGEGMAVLVSTPYMDEAERCHRVGLIDRGVLLDEGSPHDLVKAFPHEAFEIDGGSREQLHELLERLPQVLASSPAGTRLKVVLEKGTAARVGEQLAPVGAKLRPSSLDFEDMFLVRLSQEGR